One window from the genome of Sardina pilchardus chromosome 12, fSarPil1.1, whole genome shotgun sequence encodes:
- the bpnt1 gene encoding 3'(2'),5'-bisphosphate nucleotidase 1 isoform X1: protein MSNSPALLMRLMASAYSVAEKSGAIARRVMQSGDLGIVEKTGANDLQTAADRLVQQSICASLSRSFPKLTIIGEEDLPAETVEEDLIDTRQAEEVLLKPCPPEYSGLKEEELVVWVDPLDGTKEYTEAASLLFSPTHRQKVHSGSERQLLATALRLLDHVTVLIGVAYGGKAIAGVINQPFFNYQLGSGADLGRTMWGVLGLGAFGFQLQEVPDGQRIVTTTRSHSNKLVTDCVAAMEPHSVIKVGGAGNKIVQLVEGKASAYVFASPGCKKWDTCGPEAILQAVGGKLTDMHGNAYCYDANVKHMNSAGVLATLRNHEYYVSRVPQSVKQALS, encoded by the exons ATGTCAAACAGTCCTGCACTACTCATGCGGCTAATGGCCTCGGCCTACTCAGTGGCCGAGAAATCTGGAGCCATCGCAAGGAGAGTGATGCAGAGCGGAGACCTGGGCATAGTTGAAAAG ACAGGAGCCAATGATCTGCAGACTGCAGCCGATAGGCTGGTCCAACAGAGCATCTGCGCTTCACTGTCCCGCAGTTTCCCAAAGCTCACTATCATTGGAGAAGAG GACCTGCCGGCAGAGACAGTCGAGGAGGACCTGATTGACACAAGACAAGCGGAGGAGGTCTTGCTGAAGCCCTGCCCACCAGAGTACAGCGgtctgaaggaggaggag CTTGTCGTGTGGGTTGATCCACTGGACGGCACGAAGGAATACACAGAAG CCGCGAGTTTACTGTTCAGCCCCACTCACAGGCAGAAGGTCCACTCAGGCTCCGAGCGTCAGCTGTTGGCCACCGCACTCC GGCTGCTCGACCATGTTACAGTATTGATTGGAGTCGCGTATGGTGGCAAAGCCATAGCAGGAGTCATCAACCAACCCTTCTTCAACTACCAG CTGGGTTCTGGAGCGGACTTGGGCAGGACGATGTGGGGGGTCCTGGGTCTGGGAGCGTTCGGCTTCCAGCTGCAGGAGGTTCCAGATGGCCAGCGAATCGTCACCACCACGCGTTCCCACAGCAACAAGCTGGTGACTGACTGCGTGGCAGCCATGGAGCCGCACAGCGTCATCAAAGTGGGAGGGGCAGGAAACAAG ATTGTCCAGCTTGTGGAAGGGAAAGCCTCTGCCTACGTGTTTGCCAGCCCAGGCTGTAAGAAGTGGGATACCTGCGGACCTGAAGCCATCCTGCAGGCAGTGGGGG GCAAACTGACTGACATGCATGGGAATGCATACTGCTATGATGCCAACGTCAAGCACATGAACTCAGCTGGTGTGTTGGCCACTCTGAGGAACCACGAATACTACGTCAGCAGGGTACCACAGTCTGTCAAACAGGCACTGTCTTGA
- the bpnt1 gene encoding 3'(2'),5'-bisphosphate nucleotidase 1 isoform X2, with protein sequence MSNSPALLMRLMASAYSVAEKSGAIARRVMQSGDLGIVEKTGANDLQTAADRLVQQSICASLSRSFPKLTIIGEEDLPAETVEEDLIDTRQAEEVLLKPCPPEYSGLKEEELVVWVDPLDGTKEYTEGLLDHVTVLIGVAYGGKAIAGVINQPFFNYQLGSGADLGRTMWGVLGLGAFGFQLQEVPDGQRIVTTTRSHSNKLVTDCVAAMEPHSVIKVGGAGNKIVQLVEGKASAYVFASPGCKKWDTCGPEAILQAVGGKLTDMHGNAYCYDANVKHMNSAGVLATLRNHEYYVSRVPQSVKQALS encoded by the exons ATGTCAAACAGTCCTGCACTACTCATGCGGCTAATGGCCTCGGCCTACTCAGTGGCCGAGAAATCTGGAGCCATCGCAAGGAGAGTGATGCAGAGCGGAGACCTGGGCATAGTTGAAAAG ACAGGAGCCAATGATCTGCAGACTGCAGCCGATAGGCTGGTCCAACAGAGCATCTGCGCTTCACTGTCCCGCAGTTTCCCAAAGCTCACTATCATTGGAGAAGAG GACCTGCCGGCAGAGACAGTCGAGGAGGACCTGATTGACACAAGACAAGCGGAGGAGGTCTTGCTGAAGCCCTGCCCACCAGAGTACAGCGgtctgaaggaggaggag CTTGTCGTGTGGGTTGATCCACTGGACGGCACGAAGGAATACACAGAAG GGCTGCTCGACCATGTTACAGTATTGATTGGAGTCGCGTATGGTGGCAAAGCCATAGCAGGAGTCATCAACCAACCCTTCTTCAACTACCAG CTGGGTTCTGGAGCGGACTTGGGCAGGACGATGTGGGGGGTCCTGGGTCTGGGAGCGTTCGGCTTCCAGCTGCAGGAGGTTCCAGATGGCCAGCGAATCGTCACCACCACGCGTTCCCACAGCAACAAGCTGGTGACTGACTGCGTGGCAGCCATGGAGCCGCACAGCGTCATCAAAGTGGGAGGGGCAGGAAACAAG ATTGTCCAGCTTGTGGAAGGGAAAGCCTCTGCCTACGTGTTTGCCAGCCCAGGCTGTAAGAAGTGGGATACCTGCGGACCTGAAGCCATCCTGCAGGCAGTGGGGG GCAAACTGACTGACATGCATGGGAATGCATACTGCTATGATGCCAACGTCAAGCACATGAACTCAGCTGGTGTGTTGGCCACTCTGAGGAACCACGAATACTACGTCAGCAGGGTACCACAGTCTGTCAAACAGGCACTGTCTTGA